The genome window CACTCGATTTAAACGGGCAGCCCATCACACCCAGCGCCGATGGACTTGACTCCGAGGGGTTGGTACTGATGCCCGATGGTTCGTTCTGGATCAGTGACGAATATGGTCCGCACATCGTGCATGTCGACGCGACGGGCAAAACGATCGAGCGCATCAATCCATTCGGTAGCGGCACGGGTGGACGGACAATACCGAAAGTATTTGCCAAACGTCGCCCGAATCGCGGCATGGAAGGGCTGACGATTACCCCTGATGGGAAAACGCTGGTCGGTTTGATGCAGTCTCCCATGTACAACCCTTCTTCGTCGGCGGTATCTGGCTCAACGGTTATCCGGATTTTGACGTTCGACATTGCTACTGGTGCCACGAAGCAGTACGTCTATCTGATGGAAAACGCCAGCCTGACCGGGTGTAGCGAAATTGCCGCCATAACCAACACAACCTTCCTGGCACTGGAGCGCGATGGCGATTACGGCGGCAGTCCCACAAAACCGTCCGCGTTCAAGCGAGTGTACAAATTCGATCTGGCAGGAGCAACGGACATATCGGACCCGGCCAACGCGGAAACGGGTAAGCTCTTCAACGGGCTAACCGTCGAGCAATTGAAGGATAAGGCCGGTTTGCAAACAGCCGGTGTTGTTCCCGTCACCAAAACACTAGTGCTCGATCTGTTGACCGACATTTCGCCGGTGTATCCGCACGACAAAGCCGAAGGTGTTGCCCTGATCGGTCGCAACCGCCTGGCTATTTCCAATGATGATGACTTCGGTGTGGTCGACAATGGGCAAAACGGTTTTGCTTCAAAAATTCTACCGGCTACGGGCAAGGTCGATCTGAACCGCATCTATTTCGTACCGCTGAAATCACCACTGCGGTAATCTGCTCGCCGAACCCAGTCGCCGGCTTACCAGACTCTCGTCCACACGGACAAAAATTGATTGGTACATTGACAGATAGGCCACGGCAATTGTGGCCTATTTTTGTTGACATATCAGGTATATTTATTGCCGCGAAAACAGGGCTGTACGACCCAAATCGTTCAGACGACCTACTATCGTTATCCATCTGAAATCAAATGATAAACCAGTTTTTCTTCACCAGTCTCCTCTGGCTAAGTAGCTGCTATGTGGCCCGTGCGCAGTCACCGATTACCTACTCACCCGAACAGGCTCACTCCCACAACGACTACGAGCAAACCATCCCGTTCTGGCAGGCCTACGATCAGCAGTTTGGCTCCATAGAAGCGGACATTTATGCCCGCGATGGCCGGCTCTACGTCGCCCATGACTCTGCCAATATTCTCCCCAACCGCAGTCTGGAGGCTTTGTATATCAATCCAATCGTCGAAAAAGTACGGGCCAACAAGGGCAAAATCTATGCTAAATCCGGCTACGGTCTGCAATGGCTGATCGACCTGAAAACACCCGCCCGGTTGTCGTTGCCCTTGCTCGTGCAGGCGTTGAGTACGTATCCAGACGTTTTTGGCAAAGGAGGACCGGTGAAGGTGGTCGTCAGTGGTAACGTGCCCCCACCCAATCAGTTCAGTCAGTATCCGGACTGGATTCAGTTCGATGGTCGGCCCGATGTTTCCTACACGCCCGACCAGCTGGCGCACGTGGGTCTGATCAGTCAGGATTTTACGCGCTATACCCGCTGGAATGGCAAAGGATTGATCGTCAAAAAGGAGCGATCCGCTATTCAGGACGTTGTTCAGCGCGTGCATCAGCTAGGTAAAAAAATCCGGTTCTGGGCAACACCCGATAACGTCAACACCTGGAAATCGCTGATGAACCTGGGTGTCGATTACATCAATACCGATCAGATCGCTCCGCTTGGGCACTTCCTGAGTCTACGAAAAACGGCTGAATACCAGAACCCTACGCCACACACTCTTTACCAGCCCACCTACCGTAACAACGACAGCCGGAGTCGTGTCAGAAACGTAATTCTGCTCATTGGCGACGGGATGGGGCTGGCTCAGATTTATGCGGGTCTGACCGCCAACCGGGGAGACCTGAACCTGGCCAAACTACTGAACGTTGGCTTCTCCAAGACCAGTGCCGCCGATACCTACATCACCGATTCAGCCGCCGGAGGAACGGCCATGGCGACCGGACAGAAAACGAACAACCGCGCGATTGGGGTTGATTCGACCGGAAAGGCGCTACCGGCTATTCCAACGCTCATTAAAAAGTGGAACATGGTCAGTGGCCTTATTTCGGCGGGGGCCATTACCGATGCGACCCCAGCTGCTTTTTATGCCCACCAGCCTGACCGGATGTTCGAACGGGAAATTGCGGCTGACTTTCTGCGTAATCCCGTGCAGATTCTGATTGGTGGCGGCTCCCGCTATTTTCGGGAGGAGAAGGTGCTGGATACGCTCCAGCGCAACGGCTATCAGGTGGGCACCCAGTTTAGCCAGCTGGAAAGCCTGAAACCACCTTTTGTGCTGCTCGATGATCAGTCTGTGGTAGCGATCAGCAAAGGACGACCGGATTTCCTGACAAAGAGCCTGCAAAAAACGATGCACGATCTTCAGAAAACGAAGGCAGGCTTTTTCGTCATGGCCGAAGGGGCGCAGATTGATTACGGTGGACACGCGAATGATGTCCGGTATGTCGTGCAGGAAATGCTCGACTTTGACCGGGCGATCGGCGAGGCTATTCGGTTTGCCGATTCAAATGGTGAAACGCTGGTTGTCATCACAGCTGACCATGAAACAGGTGGCCTGAGTCTGCTGGATGGCAACCTGTCCCGCGGCTACGTCGACGGTAATTTCAGCACCAATGATCATTCGGGCGTTATGGTCCCCGTTTTCGCTTACGGACCTCATTCGCTGGATTTTCGAGGTGTCTACGAAAACACCGAAATTCAGCGAAAAATCATGACCATTCTGCGGACCTACCACGCCACTAAAAACTAGCAAACAGTGGGGATGTCATTCCAACGACAGTCAGGGTAGCGCGCTACGTTTTGCGGGTATCTGCCTGCGGAAGCAACGGGTCTTTGGGGGCGACAAAAGCCAGCAACACTTCGGCCAGTCGTTTGGGGGACAGAACCTCGTCAGGGTGATCCTTGATGATCGCGGATTGCGGCATACTGGCGAAAAGCGCGGTCTTCGGGTCCTGTACCATCATCATACCCTGATGATCATGAATCTGAATCGCGCCCAATGTACCATCGGAACCTGCCCCGGACAACAGGATTCCGATTGCCTGTTCCTTTTTTTCGTTCGCCAACGAGCGAAAGAAGCCATCGATTGGCCACTGGTTTTGATGTTGGTCTTCTACCCCCTGTATATGAAGATGGCCTTTACTGATGGTCATGTGCTTGTGTTGCGGCAGCAAGTAAACGTGATTAGGCTTAACTCGCTGCTGTTCGGTCGCCCAATGAATGGGCATAGCCGTATGTCTGGCCAGTAGTGTATCCGCAATGCTGTTGTAGTCCTGATTTGAGTGGTGAATAATAACAAAGGCGATTCCGGAGTCGGGCGGAATCTGCTCAAAAAACTCCCAGAGCGGAAAATAGCCGCCAGCTGCGACACCAATTGCTACAACAAAAAAAGGACGGGGGGGTGTCATGGGCGGCTACGTCAAAAGGATAGAACTGAAACGAACGTTACGTACATCGATATTTCTGATCACCGATCCACAGCTTACCGTATGACTGGCCTTTACCTCGACACAGCACCATAGAACGCATGATGAGCTATTCGTTCGTGTAGTGGCGTCTGTAATCAGCATTGTCTATTCGATAGCGAACCAGCGACTCAAAACGAACCACTCGGCGTGAGACCAGCCAGTAAAGTTGCTCTAAAATCCGTTGTGTAGCTAGAAATGCGATTTAATTGAAGCGAAAGAAAAACAAAGAAGCCAGCCCCTAAATAGAGTCTGGCTTAAAGAACTATCTCGTTATATTATACTAAATTAATTGTCGCCACCTGGTTTACTCATCAATGGTAAGTTAATTACTTCTCAATGTATGTATTGGTGTATGTGCGATTATGGTAACTGTCAGTAATATCAGCTTTCGACGTCTAATTCAGGCACATCAGAAAATGCTTGGTGTATTGCGGGCCACTTCGCTCGTAGATTGAAACAACACGAAACGGTTGCTGATGATTGGGTATATACGATGGCAGCTGTTCGTGAAACGTCCATTGCGTGAAGTGGGTAATCGACTGATCTATTCGTTGCTTGTTCATCGTGGTGTCGTTGAATTGGTGTAACAACGCGGCTTGTCACTATTAGATGCGTTATTTGTTACTTTGTCACATTAAATTTTACCATAACTCATTTTTTTGTGCCATCAGCCTTTACTTAATTACCCCATAGTTAAAAAACGACTGGCATCCGGCGGAGTACTTCGTCGGATTTGGGTAGCTACCGAATCGGCTCAGGCGGACAGGCTCAATTATGATTCCTATCAACATCATGCGCTATAAATTGATCATTTTCGATTTTGACGGTACACTAGCCGACACATTTCCTTATTTTCTGCGTACGATCAATACCTTGGCGACTACCTACAATTTTCCAGCAATCGAGCCCGAAGAGGTGGAGCAACTGCGTGGACTCGACGCCCGGCAGCTGATGAAGCGCGCCAACTTACCAGCCTGGAAAATTCCTGTCATTGCCAGTTCATTTATGCAACGGATGGCGCAGGATATCGATCAGATTCGTCTATTCGATGGTATACCTGAACTGTTGACAACGATAGCTAGCCAGGGCGTCCAGCTGGCCATCGTCAGTTCGAACAGCGAAGAGAATATACGCCGGGTGCTTGGTCCCGACTGTGCCTCGTTGATTACCTACTATGGGTGCGGCTCTTCGCTGTTTGGTAAACACCATAAATTTAAACGAGCGATGGCGAAGAGTGGCGTTACACCCAATGAAACGCTCTGCATAGGCGATGAAGTTCGGGATATCGAAGCGGCTCAGGAAGCGGCAATCGCTATTGGCGCGGTAACCTGGGGCTATACAAGACCTGATGTGCTGGCAACTTACACAGGTGTTGCCTTGTTCCATACAACGAATGATATTATACGAATGGCACTTGGGCACCACGTGAGAAACTAACCACCAGCCGTTTTCAGGCTATTGTCAACAGACACTCTAGCATCTTTTGGACGAAAGCTGAGCTTTTCTCCCCATCAGACCCGACGATACTAAGTAAAGAATAGCTGATTTAGCTGGGCCCAGCCGGAGTTTGGCCCAGCTAAAATGCCGATCAATTTTTGGCTACGAATTAACCATTAACTTGTAAAGCGCTGTTGTGGATAAAAGCGAAAAGTTCAGTTATACTTGGTTCAATTCACGCTGATCAGTTGAGCACGACCGGGAGTCTTATTCAGTAACTCTCGCACCAGTTCTACGTTTCGTCGGGATACGCTCAGCTTCAGATCATTCTCCATAACGACATACCCGTGTGGACTTCTTCCCCGGCTTAACGAATAGTGTGTCACGTGATTCAGATTGATCAAATAGCTCTTGTGAATGCGCAGGAGCGAGGGATATCTATCCTGAAGCCATTTCAGTGTCCGACTGTGAAATTGACACTGCCCATTGGCTAGATATACATAGCTATAATTAACGTCGCCTGTAATCGCAATTATACTGCTAATTTCAACCTTTTGACGAACGCCAGCGGCAAAAGAAGGTTTCATGTGGACAAATAGTTGTATGTGTAACGGTACAAAAAGGCTCTACATTCGACCTAAAGCATGGGTGACGAACCGGACAAAAAGGCAATCCGGAAACGCGATCAACACAGGTAAGCATACGACAAAAGTACCCCTGATCCTGACCGATATTCAGAGTCAGAAAATGGGCAACTCATCTACTATGATCAGCCGTTCGATACTAGCAAATCTCGGTTTCTGTGGCCAGAATGGCTCTACTGAATCAGACAAAAACTCTACCCGATTGACACATATGCCCCTTTTCAGCCTAAAAATACGTATAAAACAATCTAATTAGTATAAATATAACGACAAAATGTATATAAATTTAAAAATCTGTACCAGGCAACATAACCGTTTTCACGAGCGTTGTCTGGCCGAAGGAGCATGACCATATTGCTCTTTGTAGGCTCTCCCAAAAGCTGATAAGCTTCCAAAACCCACCGCATAAGCCACCTGAGTCGGTGATACACCCTGCTCCAGCATGTCGCTACCTCGTTGGAGTCGGTACGACCGAATCGTTTCCCTGGTGTTCAGGCCCAGTACTACTTTGAGCTTACGATTGAGCGTACGGCTACCGAGGGATAATGCATCGGCCAGATAGTCCACATCTAAGTCGGACTGGTCGAGATGTTGCTCCAGAATCGCATAGACCTGCTTCAAAAAGTTGGGTAACTCATCGGGGAGCGGGTCAGGCGTTCGCTGATTATCCGGTGAACGGATCGCTGAACTGAGCGACAGACCAGCGACTGTTTGTTGCCAGCGCGTTTGCAGGGCCGCCTGTCTACGGCGTATATTTTGCAACCGCAGTATCAACTCGGCTGGTATGAACGGCTTGGTCAGATATTCATCGGCACCCGTTTCTAAACCTGCCAGCCGATTCTCGATGGTCACCTTGGCGGTAAGCATGATCAGCGGAATGTGATCGGTACGACAATCGGCGCGCAACGCACGGCATAAGTCCAGTCCATCAAGCCGGGGCATCATCAGGTCGGTGATGATCAAATCGGGTTGGGCATCGAGGGCCATCTCCAGCCCCTGCTGGCCATCGACGGCTTCAAGGACAGCATAGTATGGCGTTAAGGTCATACGTATGTAGGTACGCAAGTCATAATCATCTTCGACCACTAACAACAACGGCTTCTCAGGCTCACGTTCGTTACTGAACTCTTCGCTCGAGAAAGCAGCCTCAGCTGGTAGTGTTCCCACGCTCTCGATCAACTCACGCTCAAGGGATTTATTGATTGTCGGCTGGTGGATAGATGGCCCGAACTCATTACCTAGTGGATAACCCGTGCTTTTTTCAACGGGGAGCGACACGCAGAATAATGACCCTTTACCCAGTTGGCTGTTCACCGTAATAGTCCCTCCGAGCAATTGGACCAGTTCGTAGGTTAGTGACAATCCTACGCCCGTACCGGCCTCCAATCGATTGGTCTTTGCCCCCTGATAAAACCGATCGAACAGATGAGCCAGCACTTCGGCGTCCATCCCTGCGCCTGTATCTTCCACCTCCAGCGTCAGCCCTGTTGTGCTGTACAGAGCCTTTACCGTAATGACTCCGCCGTCTGGCGTGTGTTTGAGAGCATTGCTAAGCAGGTTCGTCACAATCTTTTCAACCTTATCAGCGTCATACAAAGCAAGCCAATTGGCTTGGTTTTGCCGTACGGTTAGGGTTATTGATCGCTTTTGCGCCAGGGCGTCGAACTGGGTAATCCAGCTGTGCATGTGATCGGCCAGGTCACCCGCGGTGGGCAGGTTGCGCATCTGATTGGCATCCAGCTTTGCCAGATCGAGCAACTGATTGATGAGTGTCTGGAGCCGGGTTGCATTACGATACATGAGCGCATATAACTCGTTGTCCGGGAAGCGGGTATGCAAGGTTTGTACAGGCCCTAGCAGTAAGGTAACCGGCGTGCGAAGTTCGTGGGAGACATTAGTAAAAAAGTCCGTTCTGAGCCGGTCGAGCGCCTGGATAGTTTCGCGGTGTGCCTGTTCGATGGTTAGCCGGTTGGCCGCCTGAACGCGTTCGCGGGTAGCCTGCCAAAGCATGATCACCACGAAAACCGGTTCTAGGGCAAAACAGAGCATCAACAGAAATTTAAGCGTTTCCTCGTGCATCGAGCCAGGAAAAAACCCGGCATTTCTTCCGTAAAAATAGGTGTAGATCGGCAACGTCAGCACCAGCGCCAGTACATTCCAGATAGCCGGTCGAATGCCACTGAAGAACAGAACGAGCAGCAGCAGCAGCGTAAATCCCATCATGATCGCCAGCGCAGCTATTATTACCCAGGTGATGTAGGGATGGCGCACAAACAGACTAAGCACCGCATAGAGAATCCCTAAACTACCAAACCCCACGTAGACCCAGACCAGCCGGGGCCTGTGCTGGGGTAGCTGATAGGCTTGTACCACATAGTAGGACAGGGAGGGCAACAGAAGCCCAACGGTAATAAAGTGGCTCGTGTGAGCCCAGTAAGGCGAGTGAGGAAACAAAACATTCGAATTCCCCGACGCAAAAAAAACACTCAGGCAAACGACCAGCGCAAACTGAGCGTAGGAACGAAGTACGACATAGTGACGCATGAATACCAGCAACGCCAGCTGGAATAATGACAGCATGATCGCCAGCGAAAACATGATATAGCGGTCTATATCAGGTAATCGATTCGTGATGAACGTAGCCCGATCCCAGATCCGCCACTGATAGCCGTGGTGCTGTGTCGATAGAACACGGGCGTAAAAGGTTACAGGCGTCGTTCCAGAGAGTGACACGTATACCGTGGGAAAGCGCGAGGAAGGAGTCCTCAACGCAAACGGAATCAGATCGCCGGAGTACTGAACCTGCCATGTCGCGAGGGAATCGGACTGATAGAGCGTTAAACTATCGACGTAAAAGTTGGTCAGTTCCAGGGCATAGGGATAGGCAGCCGGTCTGGCCTGCTGTACGGTAAAGCGGCACCAGACGGGATGCGTTGTAAAGCCCAGAATCAGGGTGCCGTCGCCAACGGATTTCCAGTGGTTCGATTGATTCGTGAGTTGCCCGATGGTAAGCTGATTGGTCGAGTCGACCAAGTATTGAAACTGTAAATCAATCGGCGTTGGTAATGGTGGAACCGGCACTTGGGTCACAGGAATCTGAGCCACAGCCTTTAGTGCGAATAAAAGCCATAAGCAGCCATATAGCCCTGCTACTAGTATCCGGCGATTCCTGAACATTCTCTCGACTCTATTGGTAAGTTATTGACTCAAGGCCGTCCATTCAGAATTCTGTTCTGTTACTATGCCCTGAAAACGAAACTGATGCACTGAGCCTATCAACTCATTAGTATATGAACAAGTATAGACAAATATCCGAATAATTTCATCTACCCAGTGCTACCGGCCTCAAGAACTGGCTGCTACCGATAGCGTTTTTAACCAATTATTTTAGCGTCGCATTCACAGGCCCCAAGTCGTCAGAAAGGCTCAATTAGTCGCAAGTCTCAGAAATTGACTCTCAACGTAGTACCATACGTTCGTGGATTGCCCAAGTGAGCCGCTCCAAAGTTGTAGGCATAGTCGATGAACGTTTCGTTGCTTAGATTACGTCCCCAGAAAAACAGGTCAGCGTGTCGGGATGAAATACCCAGGCGAGTATTGAATAAGCCGTATCCCTGTTGGGAAATTTGATTCGCCAGATCGAAATACTGTTTCCCCAGGTAGCTCCACTCGCCACGGGCAATCAGTCTGAATTGCTGAGCGCCACCCAGCGCGTAACTGTATTGTACCGCCAGCATAGACGTCACATCGGGCGTAAACAGTTGGCGGTTGCCCTTTAAATTGACGGTTTCTCCGTTCGAGGCCAGATTGAGCGATCCGTATGTAGCCTTCGTATAACCCAGTTGATACGTTAGTTCCAGTCCTTTGGCGGGGGTTGCCTGCACCTCCAGTTCAACCCCTCGACTAGTCAACTGGCCCGCATTCCGGGTAATCGTTATGGCATCCGGCAAAACCAATGTGGGCACCTGAGCGTCCTGCACCTGCGTATAGAAAGCCGCCACATTTACCCGCAACTGGTTATTCCAGAACGTGTTCTTCACCCCGATTTCAACGTTATTGCTGTATTCGGGCTTGTAAGCATAT of Spirosoma agri contains these proteins:
- a CDS encoding esterase-like activity of phytase family protein, whose product is MITKLRSVHTFVYAAIAGGLLLAGCQEELDQIDNFTYPSFAEASNPKILSTAPNGTVLYNGGFGSSIAPDLTDPSVFYLLTDRGPNAAGVQANSIIFGKADFTPQIGKFRLVGNRLVLEQTILLKNAAGQLLTGLPNPVGQGSTGELALDLNGQPITPSADGLDSEGLVLMPDGSFWISDEYGPHIVHVDATGKTIERINPFGSGTGGRTIPKVFAKRRPNRGMEGLTITPDGKTLVGLMQSPMYNPSSSAVSGSTVIRILTFDIATGATKQYVYLMENASLTGCSEIAAITNTTFLALERDGDYGGSPTKPSAFKRVYKFDLAGATDISDPANAETGKLFNGLTVEQLKDKAGLQTAGVVPVTKTLVLDLLTDISPVYPHDKAEGVALIGRNRLAISNDDDFGVVDNGQNGFASKILPATGKVDLNRIYFVPLKSPLR
- a CDS encoding alkaline phosphatase, which encodes MINQFFFTSLLWLSSCYVARAQSPITYSPEQAHSHNDYEQTIPFWQAYDQQFGSIEADIYARDGRLYVAHDSANILPNRSLEALYINPIVEKVRANKGKIYAKSGYGLQWLIDLKTPARLSLPLLVQALSTYPDVFGKGGPVKVVVSGNVPPPNQFSQYPDWIQFDGRPDVSYTPDQLAHVGLISQDFTRYTRWNGKGLIVKKERSAIQDVVQRVHQLGKKIRFWATPDNVNTWKSLMNLGVDYINTDQIAPLGHFLSLRKTAEYQNPTPHTLYQPTYRNNDSRSRVRNVILLIGDGMGLAQIYAGLTANRGDLNLAKLLNVGFSKTSAADTYITDSAAGGTAMATGQKTNNRAIGVDSTGKALPAIPTLIKKWNMVSGLISAGAITDATPAAFYAHQPDRMFEREIAADFLRNPVQILIGGGSRYFREEKVLDTLQRNGYQVGTQFSQLESLKPPFVLLDDQSVVAISKGRPDFLTKSLQKTMHDLQKTKAGFFVMAEGAQIDYGGHANDVRYVVQEMLDFDRAIGEAIRFADSNGETLVVITADHETGGLSLLDGNLSRGYVDGNFSTNDHSGVMVPVFAYGPHSLDFRGVYENTEIQRKIMTILRTYHATKN
- a CDS encoding chemotaxis protein CheB, producing the protein MTPPRPFFVVAIGVAAGGYFPLWEFFEQIPPDSGIAFVIIHHSNQDYNSIADTLLARHTAMPIHWATEQQRVKPNHVYLLPQHKHMTISKGHLHIQGVEDQHQNQWPIDGFFRSLANEKKEQAIGILLSGAGSDGTLGAIQIHDHQGMMMVQDPKTALFASMPQSAIIKDHPDEVLSPKRLAEVLLAFVAPKDPLLPQADTRKT
- a CDS encoding HAD-IA family hydrolase, which translates into the protein MIPINIMRYKLIIFDFDGTLADTFPYFLRTINTLATTYNFPAIEPEEVEQLRGLDARQLMKRANLPAWKIPVIASSFMQRMAQDIDQIRLFDGIPELLTTIASQGVQLAIVSSNSEENIRRVLGPDCASLITYYGCGSSLFGKHHKFKRAMAKSGVTPNETLCIGDEVRDIEAAQEAAIAIGAVTWGYTRPDVLATYTGVALFHTTNDIIRMALGHHVRN
- a CDS encoding LytR/AlgR family response regulator transcription factor codes for the protein MKPSFAAGVRQKVEISSIIAITGDVNYSYVYLANGQCQFHSRTLKWLQDRYPSLLRIHKSYLINLNHVTHYSLSRGRSPHGYVVMENDLKLSVSRRNVELVRELLNKTPGRAQLISVN
- a CDS encoding ATP-binding protein; this translates as MAQIPVTQVPVPPLPTPIDLQFQYLVDSTNQLTIGQLTNQSNHWKSVGDGTLILGFTTHPVWCRFTVQQARPAAYPYALELTNFYVDSLTLYQSDSLATWQVQYSGDLIPFALRTPSSRFPTVYVSLSGTTPVTFYARVLSTQHHGYQWRIWDRATFITNRLPDIDRYIMFSLAIMLSLFQLALLVFMRHYVVLRSYAQFALVVCLSVFFASGNSNVLFPHSPYWAHTSHFITVGLLLPSLSYYVVQAYQLPQHRPRLVWVYVGFGSLGILYAVLSLFVRHPYITWVIIAALAIMMGFTLLLLLVLFFSGIRPAIWNVLALVLTLPIYTYFYGRNAGFFPGSMHEETLKFLLMLCFALEPVFVVIMLWQATRERVQAANRLTIEQAHRETIQALDRLRTDFFTNVSHELRTPVTLLLGPVQTLHTRFPDNELYALMYRNATRLQTLINQLLDLAKLDANQMRNLPTAGDLADHMHSWITQFDALAQKRSITLTVRQNQANWLALYDADKVEKIVTNLLSNALKHTPDGGVITVKALYSTTGLTLEVEDTGAGMDAEVLAHLFDRFYQGAKTNRLEAGTGVGLSLTYELVQLLGGTITVNSQLGKGSLFCVSLPVEKSTGYPLGNEFGPSIHQPTINKSLERELIESVGTLPAEAAFSSEEFSNEREPEKPLLLVVEDDYDLRTYIRMTLTPYYAVLEAVDGQQGLEMALDAQPDLIITDLMMPRLDGLDLCRALRADCRTDHIPLIMLTAKVTIENRLAGLETGADEYLTKPFIPAELILRLQNIRRRQAALQTRWQQTVAGLSLSSAIRSPDNQRTPDPLPDELPNFLKQVYAILEQHLDQSDLDVDYLADALSLGSRTLNRKLKVVLGLNTRETIRSYRLQRGSDMLEQGVSPTQVAYAVGFGSLSAFGRAYKEQYGHAPSARQRS